In the genome of Bubalus kerabau isolate K-KA32 ecotype Philippines breed swamp buffalo chromosome 8, PCC_UOA_SB_1v2, whole genome shotgun sequence, one region contains:
- the SNX10 gene encoding sorting nexin-10 — MFPEQQKEEFVSVWVRDPRIQKEDFWHSYIDYEICIHTNSMCFTMKTSCVRRRYREFVWLRQRLQSNALLVQLPELPSKNLFFNMNNRQHVDQRRQGLEDFLRKVLQNALLLSDSSLHLFLQSHLNSEDIEACVSGQTKYSVEEAIHKFALMNRRFPEEEEGKKENDIDYDSESSSSGFGHSSDDSSSHGCKMSTAPQES; from the exons GAATTTGTAAGTGTCTGGGTTCGAGATCCTAGGATTCAGAAGGAGGACTTCTGGCACTCTTATATCGACTATGAGATATGTATTCAT aCCAATAGTATGTGTTTTACAATGAAAACATCCTGTGTGAGAAGAAGGTATAGAGAATTTGTGTGGCTGAGGCAGAGACTCCAAAGTAATGCATTACTGGT aCAACTGCCAGAACTTCCATCTAAAAACCTATTTTTCAACATGAACAATCGCCAGCATGTAGATCAGCGCCGTCAGGGTTTGGAAGATTTCCTCAGAAA gGTTCTACAGAATGCACTTCTGCTTTCAGATAGCAGCCTTCACCTCTTCCTGCAAAGTCATCTGAATTCAGAAGACATCGAGGCATGTGTTTCTGGGCAGACTAAGTACTCTGTAGAAGAAGCAATTCACAAGTTTGCCTTGATGAACAGACGTTTCcctgaagaagaggaaggaaaaaaagaaaacgatATAGATTATGATTCAGAAAG ttCATCCTCTGGGTTTGGACATAGTAGTGATGACAGCAGTTCGCACGGATGTAAGATGAGCACAGCTCCGCAGGAATcctga